The region GTTTGTGGTGAAAAATCTACCTGCGAGCATGCAATACAAATTACTAGCTGcacaaaaagcaaataaaggtGCTCTCGCTTTTTGATGTTCCCGAATACCACACACCTCACGCGAGCGTGCCGGGTGACAAATGGATGTAATAAGTACTCTGCTCAGTCTTCGTCCTCATAGTCGTCCTCAATGGCGCCCTCGGCTGCAGCCgctgccaccgccaccgcaTTCAGGGAGTTTACCTTGGCCATGGACAGGTGTGGGGATGGGGGAGATTGGGGGTGTCTAGGGGCCCCCACTATCTGAAATATCGAGAGGCTGGATCAACTTACACTTACTCTTCGCCATCCAGGAGTCCTCACGCTTGATCTTGTGCCCCAGGCCCCCCAGTCCGCCCAGGGCGGCCAGCACCTgtgtgttgttgctgccgtcgcTGGCCACCTGGGCGGAGTGCAGGTGGCTCTCGGCGCTCAGGCTCTCCAGTCCCGGGTGTCCAGGGTGCCCCGGCAACTGGCCGCCTCCTGCCATCGCCAGGTGGTGCAGCGAGGCCGGGTACATTTCCGGCGACATCTCTGCCCCGTGCAGCGGGTAATCCATGCCATAGGGCATCATGTAGGGGGTCTGCTCAGGGAACTGGTACATCATCCTTTCAAGAGATTAAAATATAATGGCGTGTTTTAGATTCCACTTTACAAATGCATAAGCActatttatttagttcttCAAGGTCGGCAGTTTCCCTAcctatttaaattacttaaattatgaatccttttaaaatgttaaatttatgTCATGTTCTCAAAATGAAACTAAACAGTTTGTGCTCCACAAACCTAACTTATGCGAATCCAGCAATAGAACTaaccttttaaaatgtaaaatttctTCGTGTTAATATGAATTATTAATTGGACGAGAAATATATGTATCTGTATATTTTGCAGATGACTGAGTGTGACATTtccaaaaagtttaattttgttacCCATTCcgagaaattaataagaatTTATAATTGGATAATAAGGATGAAatgacacattttaaatgcaatcaacatattattttgcagaaatatatttgtaaccAATCTAAATAGCACTTAAGCTCTTATTTATGCAATAACAAgccaaattattttgtaacaaTAAATGTTTACGGCACTCAACTGCTCCAAGCTTATTTAATTCCCATTCCTAGTTTGAAGTTTTGCTTTAGTACTCACTTTTCGCTGGCGTTGTCCATGAGCTTCTTGATCAGCACGATGGCGGCCACCACGAAGGCGATTTTGGACAGGATCAGTGCCTTGAGGGTGAGCAGTCCCACCGCCTTGGCGGCCACCATCGTCCAGCCGAATGTCGTGGCCGCCAGGTACATGGGTATGAACATCTGGAACTGCTTCTTGTCCTGGTGCTGGTGGCGCCTCCGTCCGCCAAGGAGTCCGCCTCCCCCGTTGtcaccgcctccgccgccgagTAGGCCGCCTCCCCCGTTTCCTCCCaggccaccacctcctccgcccaggagtcctcctcctccattgCCCTGCAGGCGGCCTGTAGTTGAATGTTGGGAAACAAGACACGTTTTAGGCTTTATGGCTTTAATGGCACTcgtacgtatacgtaatagTGCGACACAGGACTTGATTGGCCCGCCCCTTCCTTGTCGGAGCACGCGGTATGATTGATGCCCTGCTGCCATGTATATCGAATGTCAGATTAAACAGGGGTAAGTAATGGCAGCTTGGGACGGTCGGGCCAAGTCATTGATATGCATTGGGCGAGAATGTAGATTTAGGAAAAACCGCCAGGCAAGGCTACACTCATAATAATGCGGTTATACCTCTCAGGGTAAATAGTTTTTAAGGACGATTAAGTAagcaaaatgttttgcattCCCATTGAACGAAATATTCAAGGATAACATCTTCCGTTATTCCTTACCCTCTTTATAAGCATGAACAGAAATGAAAAGCTGTGAGTTACGTTGTTAAACAGTAACTGAGGGCGTAGATCGCTTGCACTCAAGGATGTGCAAAGAAAAAGAATATATCTAGCCAATTGTTTTGAACTACTGATAATAGGAATGTATGGTAAAAAATGTGGTTACCTGTGGTTTTGAATTCTTAAGAGTGaaggcttaaaaaataatgctcCAGACTATTGTTTGGTTTAATACTTTCATcatggaaaaaaaaattagccCAGCCCCTGTCGAAATATTTGACAAAGacaaatattctttttaacGAAAGGCACCtattcacattttttaattttctagtTCTGTTCTGCCAGTGCAGGCATCTGTCTGGGCCTTGTTAGAGGTATCACAGTCGGGTAACGCCCAAATGCGAGCCGCATGCCAAGCAGGAGCAGCTGGCTAGGACTCTGCGCCGGGCTCAAATGGCATCGCCTGGTCGTCAGGCACATGTCATCCGCTGATTGGGTCTGCGGTCGCCCGTCATTACCTGTTCCGCTGGAGGCCTTCTTCAGCAGCGCCACCTCGATGTATTCGCTGTCATCCTCGGCCCGCTGAACGCTGAAGACCATGGGGCCCACAGGCACTCTAATGGCGTTCCCCGTGACAAAGTCCATGAAGCTGGAGAGGCCGCGCCCAGAGCCCCACTTGTGTTTGCGGGAGGCATCCAGTTCGGGTAACTTGACCAGGTCGAAGAGCCCCAGCTTAAGGGTCTCGCCGCGCCGGTAGGAGGCCATAATGCCGTTGGCCACGCCGTACAGACAACTCGCGTTGTTGGCGCACTTCCAGCTCAGCTTGTCCAGCAGGTCCGTGTTCTCCACACTGGCCGCAGGACTTGCCACCGGCCTGCCCTCGGCGCTGGAATGCGGATTAGGATCCCCTCCCAGCGAATTGGCGCCACTGCGCTTGTGGATGGCCCCCAGGCTCACGTTCAGGCCCAAAGCCAGCAAAAGGCAGCTGGCAACTAGATGGCTCGGCATTTTGAGGCTTTTTGCTTTTATCTTCTCCGATTCCGTTTCGCAGAATATAGCACAACACACGGGACACTTGACAAAGGACGAGAGTGCGGCGTATCCTTCACATGGACGCGATTCGAGGGGACGCGATTCGATGGCGGCTGATGCAGCGCCTTGTGGAGACTAATTACCAGCCGTTGCATGCAACTCAGTTTTATTGGAGCAGCCGCGGCAACGGCacagtggcagcagcagcattagCAGCAGCATCCAACCAAGCTGCGTGCAGCACCACTGGCTgcaccaccaccgccacctCCTTCGCAGCCTCCATCGCCCTCCCCACCAGCAACATCGCACCTTGCTGCTACAGTTTTGATTTCGAGTCAACCAGCTGAGTGACGGGCATCGCTCAGCGGGCAGGCTTCGGAATCTGAGCTCCAGAGCTCTGGAGCATCAATTGCGCACAGTGGTTCCAGCTTGCAACCTGAAGGATCCATAAAATACGACACGCGAAAATAATTGGTACGGGACCTAATTTATATTGCCTATTTGTTTTTCAGCATAAGAAGATATTATTGTTAtaagaacatattttaaaagtaaatttgtaattataaaatcaatggataattattaagtatttgtaaaacacatttataataataaccatttttaatttgtttctacTATTTGAATTTCTTCTTACAACAATTGTTCTTTTAGGTTTTCTGCTCAAaagtattttgtttaatttccaagcattactataaaatattttaatttatgaaatgGATTGATtattgtgaaatatttttaaaatatatgtataataataatcatttctatttcttttctttgtatTTTGATACCGACTTCTTTCCTCTTgacttaattatttattgccaGCTCGACTAAATATGACCCACTGTGGGTGCAAACGCAGCAGTCATCGGTCTGCTTCGTTTTTCGCCTGCGGCGCTTAGCTGCACTCCCGAAAGGTTCAAAGGGCGAACTAATTAGCTGCAATTTCATTAACCACATGGTATTACGACGGATCGCTGGCCCCTGCATAGGTAAACACAGGCGGGCGGCTCACACGACTCCTGGCCAAGGCTGGGAGACGCGGCCATGACTGTGGTAGAATGGCAAAGCCACTGGCTCCAACGGCGTCCGCGGCATGTGGCCGCTGTACTAATGCGGCTAATTTACTGCTCATTAATTTGCCCGCAATTTGCtgcaaacaattttcgcaGGCAAAAGTAAAAGCAAAGTGCAGTTCGAGTACGGGTACAATTAAGTAGCTGGTTGGAGGGAGgagggtggtgggtggtgggtggttgCTGGAAAAGTGGGAGGCTCGGGCTGAGGCTGAGGCTCGAGATGTGGCCACGCCTCGCCGCCTGtacacaataaataaataaataataaaagaaaagtgaAACGACTATTAGCTCTCGTTTTTCATAAATCGCCGGCTCAGTTACATTCTGCTGAGCAGGCGAAATGCGGGGGACCGGCGGGGGAAGTGCAGCCAATAAAACACTTTTCGTCGGTGCATGATGAGCGGGACTAATAAATATTCACTtttccagccagccagccaggtGAGCACGCAGGTGGGCAGGCGGGTAATTGTGGCCAATTTCGAGGCAGTGGCAATCAGACCTCGACCGTTCTTTGGCAGTGGCACCGTTTTGATCGGCGATCCGCGATCTATCTGGCCTATCTGGCCGAAGATCCACTGAGAGTGTAATGACTGTAATCTGGATGTCCGCGCCATTCGCAACTTGACACCGTGCTCCGACGCTGCCTCAAAAGCGCAAGTAATGCGAGGCGGTTCGACAAGAAAGCAGACCACCGACCACCTACCACCGAGCATCGAACCACCGCAGCAACATGGCCCAAGCCCAAAGCCGCAACAATGGATGGCCAACAGCCAAGGCCAACAGCCCAGATGGACATTGAAAGGAAAGCGGTGACGCAGTCCGAGAGTGGTAATCCGACCCCATCCAACCCATCCGAAACACCCAACCCGCCCATCTACGCAGCCCACTAAGGCCACCTAGCTGCTCCAGTTTACGTGTGCCACAAAAGTTTAATGATCCTTGACTGCAACCGGATCCGCTGGGTGGAGTCCGGTCCAAAGGCCAGCGGCTTCTTCGCCTTAATTGGCTCTGATTTCAATGCTTCCAATGCACTTAACAGAAACTAAAAGTGGCCAGCGACAATTTAGCCGTGTTGCCGGCCCAAGCCTTTTCACTTTCATCTGGCCACACACTTTAATCGAGTTTTAACAAGACCGAATCCCAAAAAGAATACACTGAACTGCGGGCGAGGCATTGCTTTCAACTCTTAAATCTAATCAGGAACTTGGCCCAGTGCAGATTGAAAGTTTGGCAGCCAAAACCTTGTGGCTGAGCAGCAGCGATTGTTTGGTCACTTCCTTGCACCCGCAAAGTTTTTTGTTGCCAAAAGAAATGGCAATGTTCGTTGAAAAACGTAACAAAAGGGCACTGACCAAAATGGTAGTTAGCTGGAATTTGTACAATGCTTTAAAAGCTAGGGAATgtaatcgattttttttagatCTACTGATAAAAAGAAGATCCATTTTTATTAGGGGCcatctttattaaaaattaacatatGGTCCTtgcttttcaaattaaataatattaaaatccaTTTCTGTGTAAGGCACTTGTATCTTGTTTTCCCTTTGCAAGAAATGCACTTGTTGAGAATTACTAGTTCAACTTTAGTTGAAGCTTGCTAAAGCAATTGCGTTGCCCGTTTGATAATGTAGCAGAATTGCCACTGAGgggtttttaattgaaaacaaaagttttacGAGCCCTTGAGTTAAACTCCAGTTATTGCTAGCATACATGAGAAGCTTAGTTAGGTGTTATTTGCCTTTTCTATTTTGCTAATTTTTTCGCTACCCGAGTGTTTCCCTTCGAGTTGCAATCTTCAAAGGACTAATTGCCGTTTAAAGCTGCTTAGAGCTGCTGAATTGTTGCCTAATTCCTGGGAGAGAACAGCCTCTGGGAATCGTTCACCTCGACGCCACAAAATCCAAGCCATCCCAAAAAGCCAGCCAACTGGGTCTGGCAGACGACTTGACTGCGGATTGGAGCTCTCATCGCTCCACGACCATCATCCGCCGGATTCGCCTGGGCTGACAGCCAAATTGACTCTTTGGCAGTCAATCACAGCGAGTTGTCACGAGTCATGCGAGGAATGCAAGTCGCCTGGAAATAGGCGCAATTAGAGCCATTCCACAGAGTGCGTATTTTGCTGGCCAATAACAATAATAgtaatattgtttattttgaaGCCAATTACGTGGCCATACATCTGGCCATGTTGATGTTGATTTCTGCGGCTTTGCTTGTGCCGCTGCCTTATTTTCACCGGCACGAATTTCGCTCACGGCACCTTGTTTATTTGCTTCGGCTGCTTTTCTGCCTTTTCTGATCGATTGCCTGAGCCCAGCGATacgtttaatttattttaatctaattgttttataattaaaacataCTTCTGTTTGATTTCACCTGTGCGTGTCAAAAGCAACAA is a window of Drosophila biarmipes strain raj3 chromosome 3R, RU_DBia_V1.1, whole genome shotgun sequence DNA encoding:
- the LOC108027137 gene encoding uncharacterized protein LOC108027137 isoform X1; the protein is MPSHLVASCLLLALGLNVSLGAIHKRSGANSLGGDPNPHSSAEGRPVASPAASVENTDLLDKLSWKCANNASCLYGVANGIMASYRRGETLKLGLFDLVKLPELDASRKHKWGSGRGLSSFMDFVTGNAIRVPVGPMVFSVQRAEDDSEYIEVALLKKASSGTGRLQGNGGGGLLGGGGGGLGGNGGGGLLGGGGGDNGGGGLLGGRRRHQHQDKKQFQMFIPMYLAATTFGWTMVAAKAVGLLTLKALILSKIAFVVAAIVLIKKLMDNASEKMMYQFPEQTPYMMPYGMDYPLHGAEMSPEMYPASLHHLAMAGGGQLPGHPGHPGLESLSAESHLHSAQVASDGSNNTQVLAALGGLGGLGHKIKREDSWMAKSKSSPARRPLIYNYVQPHMPYYRS
- the LOC108027137 gene encoding uncharacterized protein LOC108027137 isoform X2, whose protein sequence is MPSHLVASCLLLALGLNVSLGAIHKRSGANSLGGDPNPHSSAEGRPVASPAASVENTDLLDKLSWKCANNASCLYGVANGIMASYRRGETLKLGLFDLVKLPELDASRKHKWGSGRGLSSFMDFVTGNAIRVPVGPMVFSVQRAEDDSEYIEVALLKKASSGTGRLQGNGGGGLLGGGGGGLGGNGGGGLLGGGGGDNGGGGLLGGRRRHQHQDKKQFQMFIPMYLAATTFGWTMVAAKAVGLLTLKALILSKIAFVVAAIVLIKKLMDNASEKMMYQFPEQTPYMMPYGMDYPLHGAEMSPEMYPASLHHLAMAGGGQLPGHPGHPGLESLSAESHLHSAQVASDGSNNTQVLAALGGLGGLGHKIKREDSWMAKTSPARRPLIYNYVQPHMPYYRS